The following proteins come from a genomic window of Sorghum bicolor cultivar BTx623 chromosome 3, Sorghum_bicolor_NCBIv3, whole genome shotgun sequence:
- the LOC8068010 gene encoding auxin-responsive protein IAA5 produces the protein MSPPLEPHDYIGLSAAAAPPTPTSSSSSSSSPAPRLTLRLGLPGSESPDRGDRDCCEDDVAAALSLGPLPAAPKAAAASAGVSAKRAFPDPAQRPGGAAKASDDKQHQQASPAAPPAAKAQVVGWPPVRNYRKNTLAASASKSKAPAEEAASGGGGPMYVKVSMDGAPYLRKVDIKMYSSYEDLSMALEKMFSCFITGQSGLHKSSSKDRLTNGSKVDALKDQEYVLTYEDKDADWMLVGDLPWDYFTSICRKLKIMRGSDAVGIAPRTIEQTGQNK, from the exons ATGTCGCCGCCCCTCGAGCCCCACGACTACATCGgcctctccgccgccgccgcgccgccgacgccgacctcctcctcgtcctcctcgtcctcgccgGCGCCCCGCCTCACCCTCCGCCTCGGCCTGCCGGGCTCCGAGTCCCCCGACCGCGGCGACCGGGACTGCTGCGAGGACGACGTCGCCGCCGCGCTCTCCCTCGGCCCGCTGCCGGCTGCCCCCAAGGCGGCCGCCGCATCCGCTGGCGTCTCCGCCAAGCGCGCCTTCCCGGACCCCGCCCAGCGCCCCGGCGGCGCTGCCAAGGCTAGCGACGACAAGCAGCACCAGCAGGCTTcccccgccgcgccgccggccgccAA AGCGCAGGTGGTGGGATGGCCGCCCGTGCGGAACTACCGGAAGAACACCCTCGCCGCCAGCGCCTCCAAGAGCAAGGCGCCCGCGGAGGAGGCCGCGTCTGGAGGCGGCGGGCCTATGTACGTCAAGGTCAGCATGGATGGCGCGCCCTACCTCAGGAAGGTGGACATCAAGATGTACTCCAGCTACGAGGACCTCTCCATGGCGCTTGAGAAGATGTTCAGCTGCTTCATCACTG GTCAAAGTGGTCTGCATAAATCATCGAGCAAAGACAGGCTGACTAATGGCTCAAAGGTGGATGCCCTCAAAGACCAGGAGTATGTCCTTACATATGAGGATAAGGATGCAGACTGGATGCTTGTTGGTGATCTTCCCTGGGA TTATTTTACCTCTATCTGTCGGAAGCTCAAAATCATGAGGGGCTCTGATGCTGTTGGAATAG CTCCAAGAACCATAGAGCAGACAGGTCAGAACAAATAA